The Silene latifolia isolate original U9 population chromosome Y, ASM4854445v1, whole genome shotgun sequence sequence GTTTATGCAAAGATATATATAAGTAGGAGATTGACAGAGTAAAACAAACCTCAGTTTGGAACTCTTTCTCACCCTGCCTAGAATTGGAAGCTAAGACTTTAACCGCGCCACCACTCCACCAACTGGCATCGAAGCCTTGTATACCCAGCTCAAGAAACTGATGCAGGCTAGATGCAAGGCACTCATTCACCAACCTGTTCAGTGCAGGGATAAAGAATGGATGAGTAGATTTGAGAAAAGATGAACTGCTGCTACTGAAATTTTCTCTTATGCTCATTTAACTCCATTGAGCTTTAAGTCCAACTTTTCAGATGAGTGTTGATTTGTAGCATATTTTGTTCGTCCTAGAACTGGCCAGGTGAATGATGCTTGCAGGCCTGTTGCAAGCTTCATTAATTCAGGATTCCCTAATCCTTGTACATCTTGGCAGAAGGGAAAACTATGTCATAAGTTAAAATAGGGAAACAATTACTTACATCTTGACGAGTACAGAAGGGAAGTCAAATTTCCACAATCAAACAAATTCCATTAGTGATAACGATCAAATTTTGACGAGTACAATTACCAAAGGCAACTTACATCTTATCCAAGTATGACAGACACAGAGTAATATAGAACTGATGAGCATTCTTTATACTGCCAAAAAATGTTTCTCTCAGCGACCCGTTCTAGGTTAAGTGTTACTTATTCTTATACATGTTGTATTGAAATAATTAGACCAATTTCAGCAACTGAATGAAAACTTGAAGCTATAAAAATAAATCAAAAGCAATTAAATGACCTTAATAACAATACTGATGGTATCAAATTAAGTACCTTCATGTGAGCAGCAGCCTTGTCAGTAAAAATACCATTGGACTCACCAACAAAATCGGCTACAGTCTGGCCCCATGGGATCTCCTCATGGTTCCTGTCATTAAAAAAGACAAATGCAACAAAAAGATACAAAATAATCATTTGTCTAAAATAATTAACACTTCATGTATCCATGAGAAGGATATATATTGAAGTCAGCCATTGAGGAAAGCATTTGGAACAGAATACTTGAACAGATTAAAATGAAAGACTATCTATGACTATAATAAGTAGTCTTATACTCAGCATACATCAACCGAAAGGCTAACAAAACACATGTTGGGTCATGAACAAACTTCAGAAGTAATGATACATTGATATCAAAATTATCCAACTAGAGCCTATCAGTACAAATTGGCATAGCTGGTAGTATGATTTAGCACCATTACATGTCAATCGTCATCTTTGTATCATTGCATGTCAACCTCTCAATTGCACGGCTAATTAAATCATTCGAAATTTGAATCATCAGCTGGATGTCCACTACTGTCCACTACTACTTTATCCATAAAAGGAATTATTAGCACAAGCTACATAACCAGCAATAAAGAACAAAGACTTTAACTTTGTCCAGGTAACACTAGTCGCCAATTTGCTCATATTATGTTCAAATCAATGGGTTTCCTATATTTCATAAattgtcacaaaaaaatcaaataaaagctATATAAATAGTACCCATAAGCATTGATGCATCAAAATTCTACCTTTAGAATGATCACCACTGCAACTATATAACAAGCCATGACAAAGCGTAAACCTgttaattaacaaaataaaagtaTTGCTTagtaatcaattaagagtatagCTTAGTAATCAATAAAAGTATTCTTGTTAATCATCATAAATAAGAGGGACAAAAAGAGTGAAAGCAAGACAACCCTCCTTAATATTTGTTTCCTGAGTCAAGTTCAAGTCCGACTTGAGCGATAATACTCCAACCACATCTAAATTATATTTGTAGAAAAAATTAGGGAATTTCAGGAATAATACTGACAGGTTTCAGCTAATAACTTTGTTGGGAGCTCGATCCAAAATGTGACTTGAGAGTTGAGACCCTACTTGAAACAACTCGATGCTAAAGTGAACAAACCTGATCCAATCCAAACCACATAATGTACCTAAAGGTACCCGAACTATCAAGGACCCAACGTGAATAGTCTGTGTGGCACGTGCCTAATGTATGTCTTAATACTTCAGCTAGCGCTGGGCACTGGATGCTGACAAACAAATTCCAATGAATTGAACAACTACGCGCTCAACTGTTACAGGATGTTTGATTATGGATACATAGCTTGCCTGCCACTCACCAGTAAAAACATAATAAGGCGTATAGATTATAGTCTACCGCGTCACCACTAGGCCAATTCACTGATTGTCAGCACGATAAAAGGATAAATTATATATGTCCGTATCCAACCTAGCCTGCTTTTCTTTCATTTCATGACACATGCATTTATTTCGAAGATAAAAATTTTATTTCCTTCTTAATTCCAGTGACATAAGGAGTCGGGATCAAATGTAATGGTCTGTGATGCTGAGTAAAGATAGCTCACCAGTTTCCATTGCTTGTTCAATGTTGAAGCATTTACAGTGTACAAGTAACCTGCCAGTTATGTGCACAAGTTAGAAGAATAACTTAGTAAGAACAAAATGGCTAAAATACAGTGCTAATCAATCTACTTAGCAAGGGTGATTAACTTGGTGAAAGATACCAATTGAATGTTCTAATAATCTAAAAACCCAAATGAATGTTTTAAAAATCCATTCATCAACGACAATCGTTTTTGAGCTAAAAACACTTGCTATAGGGTTAACTGGATAAAAAAAAACAAGGCTAAAACCCTAATTATACGAGAACTTTGATTCTATTCAAAATCCCTGATTCAATTGGAAACCCTAATTCATAAACACATGTATTTTACTCGAATTTCGTGGCTGAAAATTACTCAACTATAATTAGCATAAAAATTAGGTATAATCTGAATTACATGACGATGATTCATTTTGAAATATAAATGATTATCAAAAGCAAGTAATTTGACTATGAGGGGAAGCACAACCATGACGTTCTTCCAGGGCGTGGTAGTAGTGGTTACAATAATGTGGCGGTTCCAGTTAGACCATCACCTATTCGGCTATTCTCAGTCACCCCAACTATTCAAGCAACATGAAGCCTTATAGTAACAAAACAGGAAAATTCTATACAAAATCCCTAATCTCTAATTCAATTAgaaaacaaaattcaaaaacaaataaTTGTTGAAAAAGGACATGAACCCAGAAATACAAGAGTGAAACAAAAATTCATAGCCGTAAATGGTCTTATTCAGTCCAGTAGACCTGAAGATTGTCTAAAACTGCTCGACATATAACTATAATCTATGATAAATTACTGAATAAAAAACCCCCAATTCATTAATCATAAACCCTAACTAAGTTAAATGAAATTATTCAGTAAGAATGTATACCTAACATAAACATCGAGTTGTTGTGTGGCAGCTGCGACCATCGGCGGTGGGAGAACACTAGATCTGGTGGAGGCCGTGCGAGAGAAAAGGGTAGTATGAGTGGGAGTGGTGGTGCGCCGTTTGAAACGAAGATATCGTGGACTCTGGATCGTGATAGAGAATCAAGGTGATGTCGGGATCTACCTCGCCATGGCTTGGATTGACGGTGGCGGGAGGTGTGTGATGACTGATGAGTGGTCTGTGAAAGTGTCTCAAGGGAGGAGGGCAGTGAGGATTGAGGAAAGGGTATGTGATGTGAGAGGGAATGACGGTGGGTATCAGACACTAGACATGCgaaattttaattttaagtaaACTTATTTGAGGCGTTTATTGGGCCATACGCAGCAAATAGCTTATTTGAGGCGTTAATTCTACAAATCGCCTCAAATACTTTTCTactttcggaaaaaaaaaaaaattgtgatttCTTTTTGCTTCTGTTAGGCAAAAACGCCTCAAATAGAGAGCCGTAAATAAatatttttctactagtgaaTGTTTTTGAAATCCTAGATAGAGCATTAGCTTCTCCTAATTGGATGAGTGTATATTCAAACATGCAGTTTGTCCACCATGCGTTCACTACCTCAGACCATTGTCCGATCTCAGTGAAGTTTCATAACCAAATCCAAATTCACAAAAAAGCCCCTCCTTTCCGTTTTGAACTTATGTGGACTCTACGGGATGATTTCAGCAAAATGGTCAAAAGTTGTTGGCAATATCAGTTTCATGGATCGTATATGTTCTGTCTTTCTCAAAAATgcaaatttttaaaacaaaaagcTAAGAAATGGAATCGGtctatttttggaaatatttttagGCAACTTTCAATTGCTGAAAAAGAGTTAGAAAATATTCAACGGCAACTAGGCTATTCTCATACTGCCGATCTAGAAAACGCGCATTTGAGATGGCTGAAAAAGCGTGATGCACTTCTTGACTATAAGCGTGTCTATTGGCAACAAAAATCTCGTATAAACAAATCGAATTTTGGAGATAACAATACCAAGTTTTTTCAAAGTTATGCCACGATTAGACGTAGTAGAAATGGCATTAAGAAGTTTTTTAATAAGGATGGTGCTTGTATTACTGATGAAGACCTTATTAAACAAGAAATATCGGATGAGTTTAAAATTAGGTTTACAAAAAACCAACTTTGTAACTTTGAAAAAAATGAGGATTTTAAGTCTATTAGTGGCTTAATTACAGATGAAGATAACAACTTTCTTACTAGTAGTATTAGTATGGAAGAGGTTAaaaatgttggagtatgtgtgcTCAACAaaagtgcgatcacatattaaatctcgtaataagaatacaaaagggatgattcaattatatagtcaactgatcaacattaatcggtagtgattggctaactagaatttgacattactgtcgcttgacgatggtgatcagttgatcccttaaggtcacacctataggacacttcctttaatagataagttgattaattgtatgtcgatacaagttaatcaattccttaatttTGAACAATTCATTGGTGAATGAGAatatttgtatcttattgtaatttgattaaataagatttaagatttattttattaattgaaAGATTTCATTACTAAAATTCATTAATGTTTGTgaaaattaagaatgattgaataacaataattgcaaaatgttgtgaattatatttatataacccaatttaataattgtaatcatgtattactagctaatttgtcataagtaattatttgttataaaatgatatttaaggggttaaatatacattaaaatacatatgggcatggtgtgtgacacatgacctaccttattacaaatgacaaattgacaaacataaaatggatgtccatattATGGGTAAACCGAAAATAGGAGGGACAAATGAGTTAGTGGAtggtttattttattgtaaaataaacatcatgattaCACTAAaataactagccatgcaaacctagtctTATGGGTAAGAATAATTGAAAAGGGGAGAGCATGCATAGGGTCTTCTCTtaccctcccaaccggttttcaccATCAAAAGAAAGAGCTTGTCTCTAAAATTTTCATTCTTATCTTATGCATTATTGTGGCATACCCTTTTCTCcttacatctctctaaaataagttttagatcTAGAAACTTGTTCAATCTAAATTCTAATAATTCCTCCTTATTACTAATGTAATAACTGCTATATTATTAGAATTTTATTTTAAGGataactagtatattaatctaattaattaatatattagttttaagggaTTGTTTTGGATGCAATCAACATGAGACTTTCTATTTTGAAAGTTTGAGTTTATGGAGGATCATTCCAatgtattaagctcaagaacaagtgaaggtaggagaccttacttgtgcccaaaattcggtacatttacaatgtaaggaaactcgattttcttccttatttcattattttgttatacatgcactagatccacataaatataaattatggttaatttataaaatgaattagatgagtctaataggggtatatgaacccaacaattggtatcagagctttggtgttgatatgttcattttatatatacttttacccctcattttagctcggtttctattgattatcatactttaattagtatatttttgagctaattttgtgttctaggtgtattgttgtgtttgttacggttttgtaggaatctaagcatttagaggctttttcctatgattttgtacaccaagttcactaagctaaacaaggccaaatattggactaagtgtgtgaagatttcttgggttttgcatgaagattAGTGGATTGAAGTAAGGAATTACAAATGAAGCCAAATGCAAAGTCAAACCCAAAAT is a genomic window containing:
- the LOC141626660 gene encoding uncharacterized protein LOC141626660 isoform X4, with protein sequence MSIRENFSSSSSSFLKSTHPFFIPALNRLVNECLASSLHQFLELGIQGFDASWWSGGAVKVLASNSRQGEKEFQTEFLLRVKQSSRFFLHSSSNFQTPRKQELLAKLALQENHFER
- the LOC141626660 gene encoding putative serine/threonine-protein kinase PBL18 isoform X3, with the protein product MSIRENFSSSSSSFLKSTHPFFIPALNRLVNECLASSLHQFLELGIQGFDASWWSGGAVKVLASNSRQGEKEFQTEVSLLGRLHHRNLVNLVGYCVENGQYMLIYEYMSNGSLDRFIYSQNSTSIWKMDYNPWLMKLSIYQAVK